The genomic window ACGGGAGATGAGCCTCTCGTATTCCTCCTCCACGAGGGCCTTGCGCTGTGCAAAGGAAAGCTCGATCATCTTCGTTCCTCCTCGAGGATGGTATCGATCCGGCGCATGCCTTCGAGGCATGCCCTGCTGTTGTGGTAGCTCGCCTTCCACATGCCCCCCTTCTCGTACCCGGCGAGGGGGCTCCCCTCGGGCGTGACGGCCCAGAACCACTCCCCTCCCTCCCTGTCGACCAGGTGGTCCATGATGAACCGCCACACCGTGCAGGCGTGGTCGAGGTAGCGGGGCTCCTCGAAGAGACTGTAGGCATTGAGGAAGCCAACGAAGGCCTCGGCCTGCACCCACCAGACGCGTGCCCGGTCCACCGATCCGTCTTCCCGCTGTTCGTTGGGAAGGCTTCCTCCGTGGGTGTCGAGCGCCCGTGCGGTCTCTTCCATCACGGGGCGTATCCACGAGAGGAACCACTCGGGGAGAGGGTCTCCGTAGAGGAGTTCGACCGACTCGGTAAGGAGCCAGGTGGCCTCTATGTCGTGGCCGAAGGAGATCCCGCCCCCCATGGGTGCCCAGTCCTCGGCGAAGTAGAGGCCGAGGTGCGAGGAGGGTGCGATGTGGGTGCGGAAGATCAGGATGAGGTGCTCCATGGCCTCCCTCACCCTCGGCTCCTTCGTGGTGCGGAAGAGGGTGCTGTAGGCCTCGAGGATGTGGAGGTGGGTGTTCATGGTCTTGGGCGCAGGGGTCTCGCCCTCTCCGAGGGGCTCCGGGAGGGGGGTGGACCAGTCCTCGGTGAAGGCCTCGTAGTAGCCCCCGTGCCTCCTGTCCCTCCCCCGATCTTCCA from Spirochaeta thermophila DSM 6192 includes these protein-coding regions:
- a CDS encoding AGE family epimerase/isomerase, which codes for MPLPTTLRPTLRQIRSELAAQLFDHILPFWLGQQDPIHGGFYGSITTGPDPTAPKGLVMTARHLWTFSQAFLSRPNPAYLEAAGNAYRFLTHALYDATHRGFFWSVHPDGTPLSRVKKLYGNAFAVYALAAYHTASGDREALTLAWETFDLLEDRGRDRRHGGYYEAFTEDWSTPLPEPLGEGETPAPKTMNTHLHILEAYSTLFRTTKEPRVREAMEHLILIFRTHIAPSSHLGLYFAEDWAPMGGGISFGHDIEATWLLTESVELLYGDPLPEWFLSWIRPVMEETARALDTHGGSLPNEQREDGSVDRARVWWVQAEAFVGFLNAYSLFEEPRYLDHACTVWRFIMDHLVDREGGEWFWAVTPEGSPLAGYEKGGMWKASYHNSRACLEGMRRIDTILEEERR